In Phoenix dactylifera cultivar Barhee BC4 chromosome 1, palm_55x_up_171113_PBpolish2nd_filt_p, whole genome shotgun sequence, the genomic stretch GCCCATGTTATTGCAAGAAGTAGCCGCTAAGGAAGAGCACGAAGCCAAGCAAGAGGCCGCCATAGATGAGGAATGCCTTCTGCCCTGCTGTCAGCGTGTTGCCCCCAAGTCCGAACTGCTGGTTCTCCGCAAACCCAGCAATCTCCACACTCTTGCTCTCGAAGAAGGACTTGGCGGCGCCGCACGTCGGGCACCGCCAGTCGTCGGGGAGCTTCGCGAATTGCAGCCCGGGCGGAATTGGGTAGGAGGGGTCGCCGAGCGCCTCGTCGTAGCGGTAACCGCACGACCGGCACTCGTAAATTCCGGTGTTGAGCACCGCGAACCGCTCCTCGACGCGGCGAGGGTCGAGCTTCGGTTCCTGCTGTGCGGGGGCGGGGGGTGGGTCAGGGGAGGGGTCTCCTTCTGGTCGGGCGACGGGCTTGTCTTCTTTGGAGACGTCGACGGAGGAGACGGCGAAGCGATGGAGGATTACAAGTGGCTTGTGGGAAGGGGAGAGGATGGGAGTTTTGGAGGTTGGGAAGGGATGGGGGAGGTGGTTTTTAGTGGGCTTCGCGGCGTGCAGGGTGTGGAGGTGGCGAAAGGAGAAGCTGGCTCTAGCTGTGGCTGAAGCCAttgcaactctctctctctctctctctctctcgctcgctcgctcgctttCTATTCTTTTTACTCTAGAGTTTGGTGTGGGGTCTGATCATGGAGGGAAGTGTGGAATCCATTGGGAGGATATGCCGAGTGTTTGGAAGAGAACAGGGGTGGATAAGGTACCAAGGCAGTAGGGAGGTGCCCGTGAACGCCCGTATATTTGGGCGGGGTCATCTCACCAAGAGGTGAGCCTATCAAGGGCTTGGCCGTTAATTTGAGAGCGTGGAGTCGATCCTGGTCCCTAAGCACCCATGGTTTTGGGTTCATAGGATCCGGGTCTTCCACTCAGCCGTTTTGAGAGGTGCGATCGCGTGATCGTGTATCTCAAAGTTGGATCGAGCGGGTGTGTGCACGAAAGACTTTGACACAAAAAAGAAAGTATGGTACCTATTAGGCCATGCATGCATACTAAGAGACAAATAATGTTGCTAACTAGATCATCTTTTTTGCTGCTTAACATTTTGAAAAGATTTTCTGAATGTCATACATTTGTTCCTCCAACGATGATCCATCTTTTCTCTTGATTTAGGTGGCTATGTTCATGCTAGAATAATGTAAGCAGCCGAtgtatctaaaaaaaaaaaaaatctaacacaATTGGAGCTCttgtatattttttaaatttttcaaagATTGTTGTTTTCCATTTGCTAAGAATGCCAAATaagtaaaaaaagaaattttcttGCTTATCTCAACAATAGATATGACTTGGGAAGTTTTTTTGCTTGGAACTTTACTACCAAGGATCAGTGATTGAGGAGCACGAATATCTACAAGATTAGATGTTTGGTTAAATTTGGGGACTACAAGtaaaaatatttagaagatATTAAACTAACATCATTAGAAGAATAAAGGTAAAATGTCCTGCTTTCTTATGCAATCCGAGAGATGTATAAATAATAAGCTACAAaagtttaaatattaaaaaaactgATATGGACAAGATAGaaaataatacttttttttcttgaaagaaGTTAGAGATTTATACATAAATATAAAAACCCTCAGGGACTAATATATAAAAACGtaaataataatagtaaaaatAATTCTTATTTGTTTGATAGATAAACTTGTTTGTTCAATCTGTTCATATAAATTTAATATGACATAAAAAAGGTTTACAGCAAgtagatttttaatttaataattcaGTAACCAGTAGATCTTAGTTGGATCTAAGAGCCTGTCCTTGATCTTCCCTTGCTGCTACTTTTCTCtcattatttttagataaaaataaTTACTAGATAGTAAAAATGATCACTGAAGTTATTGTTATTTCACTTTTATACAAACTTTTATTAAGAGTCCTGACTCAACTCCGTTAAACTAATGCTTACTGTAACGGAGATAGTAAAAATTTCCCGCTTCATTTACCcggatcctctctctctctttctctttctctctctgtggCTGATTCACAGTAACGTGGCACCATGTCACCGGCTACCTGTACGTGTCATCGAAATCGACACAAAGCAACATCTCGGCCGTCCGATCGACATGTTCCGATCAAAATTCTCGTTGACCTATCGAACGGCCCACAGGAATTGTTCGTTTGGTACAAAACCACCAATCCCCTTCCCTCATCATATAGGCACACCGAGTCCACCATACAAAAGACGAAATTGGAGCCACTGAGACTAGATCGAACGGCTCTGGTTAACGATTCCACATCGACTGTACCGTGTATATTTAGGGTCCCACTCACACACCTGCACCCTGTCTCCGATATTGGTAGACGGAATAGTAGGAGTCGTTCTGATCCCCTCGCCACCGCgtccaaaccctaaccctagtttTAAACCCGATCTCTCGATCCGGACCCGAAGCACTATTGGCCGAGTGCTCGAGAAAAAGCCCAGCAGAAGCCATGCCTTCGGTCGAAGAGGAGCAGGAGCGCGCCGTCTTCGACGACGACGTCGACGACGATGATGACGACATGGAGG encodes the following:
- the LOC103714728 gene encoding rubredoxin, with the protein product MASATARASFSFRHLHTLHAAKPTKNHLPHPFPTSKTPILSPSHKPLVILHRFAVSSVDVSKEDKPVARPEGDPSPDPPPAPAQQEPKLDPRRVEERFAVLNTGIYECRSCGYRYDEALGDPSYPIPPGLQFAKLPDDWRCPTCGAAKSFFESKSVEIAGFAENQQFGLGGNTLTAGQKAFLIYGGLLLGFVLFLSGYFLQ